From the Chloroflexus aurantiacus J-10-fl genome, one window contains:
- a CDS encoding MBL fold metallo-hydrolase, whose protein sequence is MTARVVLLGTGTGLPDPDRAYTHLVWDGPGGPFLVDVGGESYRRMLAAGIDPQRLTGVLLTHSHCDHINGLPALLFSLRLGGRTEPLPIYSLPATIELTAAFLAAAGLEDCATPVIWQPVTPGEPLQLRDGLVITTAITAHSRPCLALRFAAPNVPAVCYSSDTEPCPAVVDLATGAQILIHEATTAEPFAGHTTPRQAGAVAAAAGVRRLILVHFSPRWTMPVDQALAEIAVGGFHGDAAVGVDLQELTLLPER, encoded by the coding sequence ATGACAGCACGGGTTGTATTACTGGGTACCGGAACAGGTTTGCCCGATCCTGATCGAGCGTATACGCATCTGGTCTGGGATGGGCCGGGTGGGCCATTCCTGGTTGATGTCGGTGGTGAGAGCTACCGTCGCATGCTGGCGGCCGGTATCGATCCACAGAGGCTCACCGGCGTTCTCCTGACCCACAGCCACTGTGATCACATTAACGGCTTACCGGCGCTCCTCTTCAGCCTCCGTCTGGGTGGGCGTACCGAACCGTTACCGATCTACAGCTTACCGGCAACCATCGAACTGACCGCCGCGTTCCTGGCCGCAGCGGGTCTGGAAGATTGTGCCACACCGGTCATCTGGCAACCAGTTACCCCCGGCGAACCCCTACAGCTTCGTGATGGCCTGGTCATCACGACGGCAATAACCGCGCACAGCCGACCCTGTCTTGCTCTGCGCTTTGCAGCTCCGAACGTGCCGGCAGTGTGCTATTCCTCTGATACTGAACCGTGTCCGGCAGTCGTCGATCTGGCTACCGGCGCACAGATATTGATCCACGAAGCGACCACTGCTGAACCATTTGCCGGCCATACCACCCCGCGTCAGGCCGGTGCCGTGGCCGCTGCTGCCGGTGTGCGTCGGCTTATCCTGGTACATTTCAGTCCACGCTGGACAATGCCGGTTGATCAGGCGTTGGCCGAAATTGCCGTCGGCGGTTTTCATGGTGACGCAGCAGTAGGGGTTGATCTACAAGAGCTAACCCTGCTTCCAGAGAGGTAG
- a CDS encoding HEPN domain-containing protein codes for MGNRYEDWWRQAEADLRHARNALDDGDYEWSCFAAQQAAEKAIKAVFHKLGMDAWGHTLTVLIGNLPESIQTPPELIDYARILDKHYIPTRYPNGFDSGAPTDFYTATEAHHAIQYAEAILTFCRHQIS; via the coding sequence ATGGGCAATCGTTACGAAGACTGGTGGCGACAGGCAGAGGCAGATTTACGTCACGCTCGCAATGCGCTCGACGATGGAGATTATGAGTGGAGCTGTTTCGCTGCCCAACAGGCTGCCGAAAAAGCGATCAAAGCTGTATTCCACAAACTGGGAATGGACGCCTGGGGGCATACGCTTACGGTATTGATCGGTAATTTGCCCGAGTCTATCCAGACTCCACCAGAACTGATCGATTACGCACGTATACTTGACAAGCATTATATTCCTACCCGCTACCCAAACGGTTTCGATTCGGGAGCACCTACCGATTTCTACACTGCAACAGAGGCACACCATGCCATCCAATACGCCGAAGCCATCCTCACATTCTGTCGTCATCAAATCAGTTGA
- a CDS encoding HDIG domain-containing metalloprotein, which translates to MSLSYRIRQFRSAVRARITPAEYDLVRHLLTPAEQRLFHQMPRYDQRHCLDVYYTLVAAGEQDVFLLRAALYHDCGKVDDHGRPMALGWYVLATILKRWPALYLIAARLIAPIALYAGHAARGAQMAAAAGCPPEIVETIRHYHDPNPRGRAARLQWADEQN; encoded by the coding sequence ATGTCACTATCGTATCGCATTCGACAGTTTCGTAGCGCTGTACGTGCCCGGATCACACCCGCCGAATACGATCTGGTGCGTCATCTGTTGACGCCGGCAGAGCAGCGCCTGTTTCATCAGATGCCACGCTACGATCAGCGGCACTGCCTGGACGTGTATTACACGCTGGTCGCGGCAGGTGAACAAGATGTGTTTCTCCTGCGCGCCGCACTCTACCACGATTGTGGTAAAGTTGACGACCACGGACGGCCAATGGCGCTTGGCTGGTACGTGCTGGCAACTATTCTCAAACGCTGGCCGGCCCTGTACCTGATTGCTGCCCGTTTGATCGCGCCTATCGCTCTCTATGCTGGCCATGCCGCCCGTGGAGCACAGATGGCCGCTGCCGCCGGTTGTCCACCGGAAATTGTTGAAACCATACGTCATTACCATGATCCCAACCCCCGTGGTCGTGCTGCCCGCCTGCAGTGGGCCGATGAACAAAACTGA
- a CDS encoding TlpA family protein disulfide reductase, which produces MKRLIILLSLILVACGTTTPPSQALLVGDTPIAAESRLIDTRPDWAAIPGEMAPDFSYTLADGTYKLSDLRGKPVIVNFWATWCLPCVEEMPTLDAARRTNPDLVILAVNRNESTEAISAFAPKVGVSFPLITDRDGVIGERYGVINLPTTFFINSDGTIAVRHVGALTAERLAERLAEVR; this is translated from the coding sequence ATGAAACGATTGATCATTCTCCTCAGCCTGATCCTGGTTGCCTGTGGCACCACAACACCGCCCAGTCAAGCGCTGTTGGTTGGTGATACACCAATAGCGGCGGAAAGTCGTCTGATCGACACCCGACCGGACTGGGCGGCTATTCCCGGCGAGATGGCCCCCGACTTTAGCTATACCCTGGCCGATGGCACATACAAGTTGAGCGATCTGCGGGGCAAGCCCGTGATTGTCAACTTCTGGGCAACATGGTGCCTGCCGTGTGTCGAAGAGATGCCGACGCTCGACGCGGCGCGGCGTACCAATCCCGACCTGGTCATTCTGGCGGTGAACCGCAATGAATCAACTGAGGCGATCAGTGCCTTTGCGCCGAAGGTCGGAGTCAGCTTCCCGCTCATCACTGACCGTGATGGCGTGATTGGTGAACGGTATGGGGTGATTAATTTGCCGACGACGTTCTTCATCAACAGCGACGGAACGATTGCCGTTCGCCACGTAGGTGCGCTCACAGCCGAACGACTGGCCGAACGATTAGCGGAGGTACGATGA
- a CDS encoding segregation and condensation protein A, whose translation MPYAVTLPEFTGPLDLLLRLIERAELDITTIALASVADQYLAHVRTLEEVEPRELAEFVSMAARLILIKSRALLPRSPTTPAEAGDEDAGQLVAQLELYRRFKQAAEVLRRWQDQGRSTFVRLAPPPLLPAPAPISYRITDLLHALERRRQLQLPLAQPEPIVLAPRLTVAEVAERIRARLERTAWFDFTDLLSNDPTTEEVIVSFWAMLELLKRRAIVVEQTMLFGPILIGRGTAPIVTEPADEDEL comes from the coding sequence ATGCCTTACGCCGTCACCTTACCAGAGTTCACCGGCCCTCTCGATCTGCTGTTGCGTCTGATCGAACGGGCCGAACTGGATATCACGACCATCGCCCTGGCCAGTGTCGCCGACCAGTACCTGGCCCACGTCCGTACATTAGAAGAGGTTGAACCGCGTGAACTGGCTGAGTTTGTGAGTATGGCAGCGCGGTTGATTCTGATCAAGTCACGAGCGCTGTTGCCCCGTTCACCAACTACACCTGCTGAGGCAGGTGACGAGGACGCAGGACAGCTTGTGGCCCAGTTGGAGTTGTACCGCCGTTTCAAACAGGCTGCCGAAGTCCTGCGCCGCTGGCAGGATCAGGGCCGGAGCACGTTTGTCCGTCTGGCCCCACCGCCGCTCCTCCCTGCTCCTGCCCCCATCAGCTATCGTATTACCGATCTGCTCCACGCGCTTGAACGTCGGCGTCAGCTCCAGTTGCCACTGGCTCAGCCTGAACCGATTGTACTCGCGCCACGATTGACGGTCGCCGAAGTGGCGGAGCGGATTCGTGCGCGGTTGGAACGAACGGCCTGGTTTGATTTTACCGATCTGCTGAGTAATGACCCAACGACCGAAGAGGTGATCGTCTCGTTTTGGGCGATGCTCGAACTGCTCAAGCGACGGGCGATTGTTGTCGAACAGACAATGCTATTCGGACCTATTCTCATCGGGCGAGGAACGGCACCCATTGTCACCGAACCGGCTGACGAAGATGAGTTGTAA
- a CDS encoding nucleotidyltransferase domain-containing protein has translation MPSNTPKPSSHSVVIKSVDRARIEQAVEQYIARLRSEHPQIERVIWFGSWVNGLPSPGSDVDLCLIVSATDKPPRERVADFLPVGFPVGIDLFVYTREEFARLQEVHPGWHASIIAGREL, from the coding sequence ATGCCATCCAATACGCCGAAGCCATCCTCACATTCTGTCGTCATCAAATCAGTTGATCGCGCTCGTATCGAGCAGGCGGTTGAGCAGTATATCGCCAGACTGCGTTCAGAACACCCGCAAATTGAGCGTGTGATCTGGTTTGGTTCATGGGTGAACGGTTTGCCGTCACCGGGTAGTGATGTTGATCTCTGCCTGATCGTCTCTGCCACAGACAAGCCGCCGCGCGAGCGAGTCGCTGACTTTTTGCCGGTTGGATTTCCGGTCGGCATTGATCTGTTCGTTTACACTCGCGAAGAATTCGCGCGGTTGCAGGAAGTACACCCTGGCTGGCATGCGAGCATTATTGCCGGTCGCGAGCTGTGA
- a CDS encoding response regulator: MEQITVLLIDDHRVVRQGLRDFLELQPDIEVVGEAGSGAEGVELARELLPDVVLMDLVMPGIDGVETTRRLKAVSPSSQVIVLTSFADDDKVFPAIKAGAISYLLKDISPEDLAHAIRAACRGEAVLHPDVAAKLMQEFNTPRPNEAPVEQLTPREMDVLRLVAKGMSNKEIAETLIVSEKTVKTHISNILSKLHLADRTQVAIYALRKRLVPIDEEE; this comes from the coding sequence ATGGAACAGATTACGGTGCTGCTCATTGATGACCATCGCGTCGTGCGCCAGGGGTTGCGCGATTTTCTCGAATTACAACCCGATATCGAGGTAGTCGGAGAAGCGGGTAGTGGTGCCGAAGGTGTGGAACTGGCCCGTGAATTGCTGCCCGATGTGGTCTTGATGGATCTCGTCATGCCCGGTATTGATGGGGTCGAAACCACACGCCGCTTGAAAGCGGTTAGCCCCTCGTCACAGGTAATTGTCCTGACCAGTTTTGCCGACGACGACAAGGTCTTTCCTGCTATCAAAGCCGGCGCAATCTCATACCTGCTCAAAGACATCTCGCCCGAAGATCTGGCCCACGCGATCCGGGCGGCGTGTCGCGGTGAAGCCGTTCTTCATCCCGATGTGGCGGCCAAATTGATGCAGGAGTTCAATACGCCGCGCCCAAACGAAGCACCGGTCGAGCAGCTCACCCCGCGTGAGATGGATGTGCTGCGGCTGGTCGCGAAGGGTATGTCGAACAAGGAGATCGCCGAGACATTGATCGTCTCGGAAAAGACGGTCAAAACCCATATCAGCAATATTCTTTCAAAGCTACACCTGGCCGACCGTACCCAGGTAGCGATCTACGCCCTCCGCAAGCGGCTTGTCCCAATCGATGAGGAAGAATAA
- a CDS encoding GAF domain-containing protein, with translation MTDSAHMAADSTHRTLPLGDLLAFGDALRADDTPESLLAEVVETLRRIVGSPAVYARLRDLDSDTLYAVAFAGVDAPLVERLRATPIGPAIYQPLLRPEYRQSSSYLIPAAVLPPDVPDTEAIIPASALLTPLRGRGDRLIGVIVLAWPDQPDLVTVRMVEAIARQAALAVENVRLAERSARLLAKEQLLAELGRAVGATLDLDTILHQTIDRLAAAFGSGLVALLDNQETLMVVAAAPPLDTLIGRQLPLLSGSLAWVVQSGQPFVVDDCRLHAPDMALFGPDIASCIIAPLRSGGRVIGMLSVVSRQAGVFSDEDVDLLEAIAAQVSGPVVSARLYAESQRLAAQVQRRADQLAVLNSIARIVTATLDLRESLPLATEQIQRGFGYPQVDLFLLEEEANELILVASAGRYAPERVGYRQHINLGLVGRAARSGRIVRAEDVAAEADYLGLSERLDIRSELCVPLISNGKTLGVLNIESPERAGLTEEDAAVLETVADMLAGAVENGRLYQRAQQAAALEERNRLARELHDSVSQQLFSMTLTAQAARSQFERNPARVPALLDRLHETATAALAEMRALIFQLRPPALRDQGLVAAIQQHAQHLAHREGLRIELNVIGDERHARGIEQPLFRIVQEALNNIVKHAAARNVHEFNADQVAIRVIDDGKGFDPAARPSGEGRHLGLLSMRERAAELGGSFNVHSRPGAGAEVEVVVPLRGRHGNLERPE, from the coding sequence ATGACTGACTCTGCGCATATGGCGGCTGATTCTACTCATCGCACGCTTCCGTTAGGCGATCTGCTGGCATTTGGCGATGCGTTACGTGCCGACGATACGCCCGAAAGCCTGCTGGCTGAGGTTGTCGAGACCTTACGCCGGATCGTCGGTAGTCCGGCAGTCTATGCCCGCTTACGCGACCTCGACAGTGATACGCTCTACGCAGTAGCCTTTGCCGGTGTTGATGCACCACTGGTCGAACGTTTACGGGCCACACCGATTGGGCCGGCAATCTACCAGCCACTCCTGCGCCCGGAATACCGACAGAGTAGTTCATACCTGATCCCGGCAGCAGTGCTCCCCCCCGATGTGCCGGATACCGAAGCGATTATTCCGGCCTCGGCACTGTTAACGCCGTTGCGCGGGCGGGGAGACCGCTTGATCGGCGTCATTGTGCTGGCATGGCCCGATCAACCCGACCTGGTCACTGTGCGTATGGTCGAAGCGATTGCCCGTCAGGCGGCGCTGGCAGTCGAAAATGTTCGCCTGGCCGAACGGAGCGCCCGCTTGCTGGCGAAAGAGCAACTGCTGGCTGAACTGGGGCGTGCGGTTGGGGCAACGCTTGATTTGGATACTATTTTGCATCAGACGATTGATCGGCTGGCTGCTGCATTCGGTAGTGGCCTGGTCGCACTGCTCGATAATCAAGAGACATTAATGGTCGTGGCAGCGGCACCGCCGCTCGACACATTGATCGGCAGGCAATTGCCGTTACTCTCTGGATCGCTGGCCTGGGTAGTGCAGAGCGGTCAGCCTTTTGTGGTAGACGATTGTCGGTTGCATGCCCCGGATATGGCTCTGTTCGGCCCCGACATCGCGTCGTGTATCATCGCCCCGTTGCGGAGTGGTGGTCGGGTGATCGGGATGCTGAGTGTAGTTAGCCGGCAGGCCGGCGTGTTCAGCGACGAAGATGTTGATCTGCTGGAGGCAATTGCCGCACAGGTGAGTGGGCCGGTCGTCAGCGCACGCCTCTACGCCGAGTCGCAACGACTGGCAGCGCAGGTGCAGAGGCGTGCCGATCAGCTCGCTGTGCTCAACTCGATTGCCCGCATCGTCACCGCAACGCTCGATCTGCGCGAGTCGCTGCCACTGGCAACAGAGCAGATACAGCGCGGTTTTGGTTATCCGCAGGTTGACCTCTTCCTGCTCGAAGAAGAGGCCAATGAGCTGATCCTGGTCGCATCCGCCGGTCGTTATGCACCAGAGCGAGTTGGCTATCGCCAACACATCAATCTGGGACTGGTCGGACGTGCAGCGCGGAGTGGTCGGATTGTGCGCGCCGAGGATGTCGCGGCAGAAGCAGATTATCTCGGTCTCAGCGAGCGGCTCGATATTCGTTCAGAGCTGTGTGTACCGCTGATCTCCAATGGCAAGACGCTGGGAGTGCTCAATATTGAATCGCCCGAACGAGCCGGCCTGACCGAAGAGGATGCAGCGGTACTGGAGACCGTCGCCGATATGCTGGCCGGTGCCGTAGAGAATGGGCGCCTCTACCAGCGGGCGCAGCAGGCTGCTGCCCTGGAAGAACGCAATCGCCTCGCCCGTGAATTACACGACAGCGTTAGTCAGCAGCTCTTCAGTATGACCCTGACCGCACAGGCCGCCCGATCACAGTTCGAGCGGAACCCGGCTCGCGTCCCGGCCCTGCTCGACCGGCTACACGAGACGGCAACTGCGGCGCTGGCCGAAATGCGTGCCCTAATCTTTCAGTTACGTCCGCCGGCACTGCGCGACCAGGGACTCGTCGCTGCTATTCAGCAACACGCCCAACATCTGGCCCATCGTGAAGGATTGCGGATAGAATTAAATGTAATCGGTGATGAGCGCCACGCGCGCGGCATCGAGCAACCCCTCTTTCGGATTGTTCAGGAGGCGCTCAATAACATTGTGAAGCATGCAGCCGCCCGCAATGTGCACGAATTCAATGCCGATCAGGTTGCGATTCGGGTCATTGACGATGGCAAAGGTTTCGATCCGGCGGCTCGCCCCTCTGGCGAAGGCCGACACCTCGGCTTACTCAGCATGCGCGAACGCGCAGCAGAATTGGGCGGTTCGTTCAACGTCCATTCTCGTCCTGGGGCCGGTGCCGAGGTTGAGGTTGTCGTGCCACTACGTGGTCGTCATGGCAATCTTGAACGACCTGAGTAA
- a CDS encoding DUF2085 domain-containing protein produces MSEYTPDEILRMAQERIAARQAETRRPLPWGAIFAGSFSALLVALLFSPGMPLEWKMYAVVHGICAQQHNIFVGGLQFPLCARNSGIYLSFMLTFIYLYAIGRGRAGKLPPGHISLTLVAFVAIMAVDGFNSLFLDLGLPNWYPPDNFLRTLTGMGMGITIATMLHIVLNNTLRQNVDPQQPVFTRWTELLGIIAIDLLALAAIYGNLGITFWPLAFLAFFGILGVLYLVCLLVTSLFMGYEGKVTSIRQLARPATIALIPTLLIAGTMSWLRFWMESMGLVI; encoded by the coding sequence ATGAGCGAGTATACACCCGATGAGATTTTGCGGATGGCCCAAGAGCGCATTGCAGCGCGCCAGGCCGAAACCCGACGTCCGCTGCCGTGGGGAGCAATCTTCGCCGGTAGTTTTAGTGCGCTGCTGGTAGCGCTGCTCTTTAGTCCGGGGATGCCGCTGGAATGGAAGATGTATGCAGTTGTGCATGGCATCTGTGCACAGCAGCACAACATCTTTGTCGGTGGATTGCAATTTCCGCTTTGCGCACGTAACAGTGGCATCTACCTGAGTTTCATGCTCACCTTCATCTACCTCTACGCGATTGGACGGGGGCGGGCCGGTAAACTCCCGCCGGGGCACATCTCGCTCACCCTGGTGGCATTTGTGGCAATTATGGCGGTTGATGGCTTCAACTCGCTATTTCTCGATCTTGGCTTACCCAACTGGTACCCGCCTGACAACTTCTTGCGCACGCTCACCGGGATGGGAATGGGGATCACGATTGCGACAATGCTCCACATCGTGCTCAACAACACGCTGCGCCAAAACGTCGATCCGCAGCAGCCGGTCTTCACCCGCTGGACAGAACTCCTCGGTATCATCGCCATCGACCTGCTGGCGCTGGCGGCAATTTACGGCAACCTGGGCATCACCTTCTGGCCGTTGGCCTTTCTCGCTTTCTTCGGCATCCTCGGTGTGCTCTACCTGGTGTGTCTCCTGGTAACCAGTCTGTTTATGGGGTATGAAGGAAAAGTGACCAGTATTCGCCAACTGGCGCGACCGGCAACGATTGCCCTTATCCCAACCCTGCTGATTGCCGGCACAATGTCATGGCTGCGCTTCTGGATGGAGAGTATGGGTCTTGTTATATGA
- a CDS encoding RrF2 family transcriptional regulator, with protein sequence MRISSKGDYGLRALFDLAQRYGEGPIQSEAIAIRQGIPVNYLNQLLITLRRAGLVESLRGPQGGHLLARSPESITLLEVLTVLEGPILPAEGGRDDLQPTEPSDRAVIDEIWSELRTTIERRLAAITLDDLCQRKRSQDGTVMYYI encoded by the coding sequence ATGCGTATCTCAAGTAAAGGCGATTATGGCCTGCGTGCTCTGTTCGATCTGGCGCAACGGTACGGCGAGGGGCCGATCCAGAGCGAAGCTATTGCCATCCGCCAGGGCATTCCGGTCAATTATCTCAACCAGTTGCTCATCACCTTGCGACGGGCCGGCTTAGTCGAGAGTCTCCGGGGGCCGCAGGGTGGTCATCTCCTTGCTCGTTCCCCCGAATCGATTACGCTCCTGGAAGTGCTAACCGTCCTCGAAGGTCCTATTTTGCCCGCTGAAGGTGGTCGCGATGATCTTCAGCCTACCGAGCCGTCAGATCGCGCCGTGATCGATGAAATCTGGAGCGAGTTGCGCACCACCATCGAACGCCGCCTGGCTGCCATCACGCTTGATGATCTCTGCCAGCGTAAGCGCAGCCAGGATGGCACGGTGATGTATTACATCTGA